The sequence below is a genomic window from Halodesulfovibrio sp. MK-HDV.
CTGTTGCAAGCCTCAGCGACTGGACCACCGATGACAAAGCATACGAATTTGACTTCGTAACTACTTACGCAATGTACGACAATCTTGATCTCATCGTTGACCTTGCTTACGTAGTAACTGATCTCGACGACGCTGCTCCTAGCACCGACGACGTTTTCAAAGCTGCTATCGGCGCAAAATACAACTTCTAATTTAGAAGTAGTTTTCATAAAGTCAGTGAGCTAACAGCCACTATAAGAGGTACCCTGGCGGGTACCTCTTTTTTTGCGTAAAAAAAGCCCCGTTACACGATGTGTAACGGGGCTTTTTCATTTGTACGGTAACAGTTCAATCTATGCGAGGGAAGATAGTCCCTTGCGTAGGGCATACAGTGTTGCTTGCACTCTATTGGAAAGATGTAATTTGGTGAGAATATTATTCATGTGCGTACTTACTGTCGCTTCACTTACTGTGAGGTCCTCGGCAATTGTCTTATTGCCTTTACCCTTCGCAACGAGCTGGAGAATTTCTACTTCTCTTGGGGTGAGCGGATGTGGCTCAGCATGTTTATGCTCGCCCGGTGAAGCGATAATTGAAAGAGCTTCGAGGGCAATTGATGGTGTAAATGCAGGTTCTCCACTTTGAACTTTGCGTATATTCTGCGCAAGGTCCGATAATGAAATATCTTTGAGTAAGTATCCCATTGCACCTGATTTGATAGCAGAAAATACGGCGTCTCCAGAAGTATTATGCGTAAGAATGACAATTTTACTGGAAATGTTGCGTTTTTTCATTTCTAAACTTGTCTGGATACCATCCATGACAGGCATTCCAATATTCATGAGAATGACATCAGGTAAAACGAGTTTTACTTGAGAAAGCGCATCTTCGCCATTTGAAGCTTCTCCAACGATGGTAATATCATCATTTGTAGAGAGGCCTTCGCGTAAACCCATCCGAAATATTTCGTGATTATCAACGATAAGAATACGAATCGGTTTGTTCGGGCTGTTTTTCATTGTTCTAATCCAGCTAATTTAAAGAAGAGATAAAGTGTGTGTCATCCATTAAAACATAGGGCAGTGTATTCTGGTCGATTTGTGAATACAGTATGGAGGAACAGGTGTTAAGTGTGCCTTCAACCCATGTTACAAGGTTAGCAGTGGTCAATCTGCGTGCTAACGGAGCTTGGTCGGCCTATAAGGCAAGCCCGTGTAAATATATGTTGAGTAGCTCATGAGCGTCATCTTCAGCAGAGTTACCAACCGTAGAAACAATTCGTCGTGTCATTGCTCCATCGATCGAATCAATAAAAAAGATAGCTGTTCTATTGGCATCCATTGGGCGTAATAATTTTTTAGAAATTCCATCTTCAAATGTACGTGCAAAAATATTAATCATTTCCCAGTACGTTGAAGTTTTATCGTTAATGTCTTTCTCAATGAGAGTAATAAAAGTAAGTTGTAATTCGTAATATACAGCTTTATTTTGTTCGATATGAGTAAAAGACAGATGAATATATTTTTCAAGCTTATCCAATGGATTAATGTCGCTGGCGAAAACTTTTCGAATATTGCGACTCAACGGTTCAAAGCAATGCCCTGCAACAGAAAGTAAGAGTTCATTTTTATTTTTGAAATAAAGATACAGCGTGCCTTTTGCTATTCCAGTCTGATTAGCAACTTTATGCATAGTAAAATTTTCCAGACCGTGGGTCTGAATTATCGAAACTCCGCTTTCTAGAATTGAATGGCGGGTTTTTTGTTCTGCTTTTTGCTTACGTGTTATCTTTATTGTCACAGTCGGAGTGTCTTTCTGGTTACAGTGAAAAATGAATAGTTATTCATAAAATGACCAATAGTCATTGCATGAGTATTACTCCTACAGGATGAGTAAAAATAAAGTCAAGCTCACTGTTTAGGTAACCAGTGCGAATTGTGTACGGAAATCGAGACGGAGTGTAACTCAGGTTAGTGGTTTGTCAGTAGAAAATAATACGTATTTTATATTTTGTTTTGTCGAAACATTTGCATGTAAAAAAGCCTTGCCGACTTTTGTCGGCAAGGCTTTACGTTGCATGCAACTATCTATTGTGAATAGACATATCTGCCTAGATAAAACGAATGGTGAGTCGAGGTAGTATGTCTGAAGCACAAATAGACATGCATTAGCAACGGTGCCGACGGCGGACAAATAACATTTCGTTGAGTCTGGCTACATAACCAGAACGTAACGCCAGCCGGCAATAACAATCATTCCAGTCACGATAGTTCCGAAGAAACTTTTTGTACGGATGGCAACAATGAATACAGGTAGTGAGGACCATAGGTACATGTTGTCAAACGAAAGGGAAAAATTACCTTCATGAATAAACAAAGACGGGGCGAGTAGGGCACTTAAAATTGCTGCCGGAACATAACTGAGCCATTGGGTAACAATGGCTGGAAATTGCTTATTAGAAAGAAGAGCAATCGGTAGTAACCTAGGGATATAAGTAACGACCATCATGCCGACTATTGTCATCAAAATTACTTCTTGCGAATATTGCATAAAACAACTC
It includes:
- a CDS encoding response regulator transcription factor; translated protein: MKNSPNKPIRILIVDNHEIFRMGLREGLSTNDDITIVGEASNGEDALSQVKLVLPDVILMNIGMPVMDGIQTSLEMKKRNISSKIVILTHNTSGDAVFSAIKSGAMGYLLKDISLSDLAQNIRKVQSGEPAFTPSIALEALSIIASPGEHKHAEPHPLTPREVEILQLVAKGKGNKTIAEDLTVSEATVSTHMNNILTKLHLSNRVQATLYALRKGLSSLA
- a CDS encoding TetR/AcrR family transcriptional regulator, encoding MTIKITRKQKAEQKTRHSILESGVSIIQTHGLENFTMHKVANQTGIAKGTLYLYFKNKNELLLSVAGHCFEPLSRNIRKVFASDINPLDKLEKYIHLSFTHIEQNKAVYYELQLTFITLIEKDINDKTSTYWEMINIFARTFEDGISKKLLRPMDANRTAIFFIDSIDGAMTRRIVSTVGNSAEDDAHELLNIYLHGLAL
- a CDS encoding AzlD domain-containing protein, translated to MQYSQEVILMTIVGMMVVTYIPRLLPIALLSNKQFPAIVTQWLSYVPAAILSALLAPSLFIHEGNFSLSFDNMYLWSSLPVFIVAIRTKSFFGTIVTGMIVIAGWRYVLVM